The Bos indicus x Bos taurus breed Angus x Brahman F1 hybrid chromosome 15, Bos_hybrid_MaternalHap_v2.0, whole genome shotgun sequence genome includes a window with the following:
- the KDM4D gene encoding lysine-specific demethylase 4D yields MEAMKPSCAQNPSCSIMIFHPTKEEFTDFDKYIAYIESQGAHRAGLAKIVPPKEWKARHTYDDINDILITAPLQQVVSGRAGVFTQYHKKKKAMTVAEYRHLANTEKYQTPSHLDFEELERKYWKTRLFESPIYGADISGSLFDENTKQWNLGRLGTIQDLLEQECGVVIEGVNTPYLYFGMWKTAFAWHTEDMDLYSINFLHFGEPKTWYAVPPEHGRRLERLAGALFPGSSRGCEAFLRHKAALISPTVLRDNGIPFGRVTQEAGEFMVTFPYGYHSGFNHGFNCAEAINFATPRWIDYGKVASQCSCGEAQVAFSMDAFVRILQPERYELWKRGQDRTVVNHAEPAAPGGQELRAWKEVQTLGPKYFPPRRSARLRQPVSSSEGTDPRAPVRAVSLRPLPARGSCSASQFDAVAGSSSRKPSQTPPLLPGPSVASCLHPVGRCGSRRRPQEKGTQELTAPIGAKRALALDRKAQDPKAQPLSAEGRMDNPAPTSPGL; encoded by the coding sequence ATGGAAGCTATGAAGCCCAGTTGTGCTCAGAACCCAAGTTGTAGCATAATGATATTTCATCCAACCAAAGAAGAGTTTACTGATTTTGATAAATACATTGCTTACATAGAATCGCAAGGGGCCCACCGAGCAGGCTTGGCTAAGATAGTTCCACCCAAGGAATGGAAAGCCAGACACACCTACGACGATATCAATGACATCTTAATAACCGCTCCGCTCCAGCAGGTGGTCTCTGGGCGGGCAGGTGTGTTTACTCAATACcacaaaaagaagaaagccaTGACCGTGGCAGAGTACCGCCACTTAGCAAATACTGAAAAATACCAGACTCCATCACACTTAGATTTTGAAGAATTGGAGCGAAAATATTGGAAAACCCGCCTCTTCGAGTCCCCAATATACGGCGCGGACATCAGTGGCTCTTTATTTGATGAAAACACGAAGCAGTGGAACCTGGGACGCCTGGGGACCATCCAGGACCTGCTGGAGCAGGAGTGCGGGGTGGTCATCGAGGGCGTCAACACCCCCTACCTGTACTTCGGCATGTGGAAGACCGCCTTCGCCTGGCACACGGAGGACATGGACCTTTATAGCATCAACTTCCTGCACTTCGGGGAGCCCAAGACCTGGTACGCGGTGCCACCCGAGCACGGCCGGCGCCTGGAACGCCTGGCCGGCGCGCTCTTCCCGGGCAGCTCGAGGGGCTGCGAGGCCTTCCTGCGCCACAAGGCGGCGCTCATCTCGCCCACGGTGCTCCGGGACAACGGCATCCCCTTCGGTCGGGTCACGCAGGAGGCGGGCGAGTTCATGGTGACCTTCCCCTACGGCTACCACTCGGGCTTCAACCACGGCTTCAACTGCGCCGAGGCCATCAATTTCGCCACCCCGCGCTGGATCGATTATGGCAAAGTGGCCTCGCAGTGCAGCTGCGGCGAGGCGCAGGTGGCCTTCTCCATGGACGCCTTCGTGCGCATCCTGCAGCCCGAGCGCTATGAGCTGTGGAAGCGCGGGCAGGACCGGACGGTGGTGAACCACGCCGAGCCCGCGGCGCCGGGCGGCCAGGAGCTGAGAGCCTGGAAGGAGGTGCAGACGCTGGGCCCCAAGTACTTCCCGCCTCGCCGCTCCGCCCGCCTGCGTCAGCCCGTGTCCTCAAGCGAGGGCACTGACCCCAGAGCCCCTGTGCGGGCCGTGTCCCTGCGACCCTTGCCTGCCCGGGGTTCCTGCTCGGCTTCCCAGTTTGACGCTGTCGCCGGCAGCAGCTCACGGAAGCCCAGCCAGACCCCTCCGCTGTTGCCAGGTCCGTCGGTGGCGTCGTGCCTCCACCCAGTTGGCAGATGTGGTTCTCGTCGTCGCCCTCAGGAAAAAGGCACTCAAGAGCTGACTGCCCCCATCGGAGCTAAGAGGGCCCTTGCCTTAGACCGCAAGGCTCAGGACCCCAAGGCTCAACCCCTGTCTGCAGAGGGACGGATGGACAATCCTGCCCCAACGAGCCCTGGACTTTAG
- the LOC113905134 gene encoding lysine-specific demethylase 4D-like gives MQAKHFGSQNPSCKIMTFHPTMEEYADFNKYIAYIESQGAHRAGLAKIVPPKEWKARQTYDDIDDILIAAPLQQVVSGRAGVFTQYHKKKKAMTVAEYRQLANTEKYQTPFYSDFEELERKYWKTRLFESPIYGADISGSLFDENTKQWNLGRLGTIQDLLEQECGVVIEGVNTPYLYFGMWKTAFAWHTEDMDLYSINFLHFGEPKTWYAVPPEHGRRLERLASALFPESSRSCEAFLRHKAALISPTVLRDNGIPFGRVTQEAGEFMVTFPYGYHSGFNHGFNCAEAINFATPRWIDYGKVASQCSCGEAQVAFSMDAFVRILQPERYELWKRGQDRAVVNHAEPAAPCGQELSAWREVHSPWGTRLACNSQEPRQTPPRTPGPSPPDHHPTGRCVSRRRRPRKRGTPELTVRPGRRGASPKTQI, from the coding sequence ATGCAGGCTAAGCACTTTGGTTCCCAGAACCCAAGTTGTAAGATCATGACCTTCCACCCAACCATGGAAGAATACGCGGATTTCAACAAATACATTGCTTACATAGAATCGCAAGGGGCCCACCGAGCAGGCTTGGCTAAGATAGTTCCACCCAAGGAATGGAAAGCCAGACAGACCTACGACGATATCGATGACATCTTAATAGCCGCTCCGCTCCAGCAGGTGGTCTCTGGGCGGGCAGGTGTGTTTACTCAATACcacaaaaagaagaaagccaTGACCGTGGCAGAGTACCGCCAGTTAGCAAATACTGAAAAATACCAGACTCCATTCTACTCCGATTTTGAGGAATTGGAGCGAAAATATTGGAAAACCCGCCTCTTTGAGTCCCCAATATACGGCGCGGACATCAGTGGCTCTTTATTTGATGAAAACACGAAGCAGTGGAACCTGGGACGCCTGGGGACCATCCAGGACCTGCTGGAGCAGGAGTGCGGGGTGGTCATCGAGGGCGTCAACACCCCCTACCTGTACTTCGGCATGTGGAAGACCGCCTTCGCCTGGCACACGGAGGACATGGACCTTTATAGCATCAACTTCCTGCACTTCGGGGAGCCCAAGACCTGGTACGCGGTGCCACCCGAGCACGGCCGGCGCCTGGAACGCCTGGCCAGCGCGCTCTTCCCGGAGAGCTCGCGGAGCTGCGAGGCCTTCCTGCGCCACAAGGCGGCGCTCATCTCGCCCACGGTGCTCCGGGACAACGGCATCCCCTTCGGTCGGGTCACGCAGGAGGCGGGCGAGTTCATGGTGACCTTCCCCTACGGCTACCACTCGGGCTTCAACCACGGCTTCAATTGCGCCGAGGCCATCAATTTCGCCACCCCGCGCTGGATCGATTATGGCAAAGTGGCCTCGCAGTGCAGCTGCGGCGAGGCGCAGGTGGCCTTCTCCATGGACGCCTTCGTGCGCATCCTGCAGCCCGAGCGCTATGAGCTGTGGAAGCGCGGGCAGGACCGGGCGGTGGTGAACCACGCCGAGCCCGCGGCGCCGTGCGGCCAGGAGCTGAGTGCCTGGAGGGAGGTGCACTCGCCCTGGGGAACCCGGCTCGCCTGCAACTCCCAGGAGCCGCGCCAGACCCCGCCGCGGACGCCAGGTCCATCTCCTCCAGATCACCACCCAACTGGCAGATGTGTTTCTCGTCGTCGTCGTCCTCGGAAAAGGGGTACTCCAGAGCTGACTGTCCGACCCGGGCGAAGAGGAGCCTCTCCAAAGACTCAGATATGA